A section of the Ciona intestinalis chromosome 4, KH, whole genome shotgun sequence genome encodes:
- the LOC100182708 gene encoding inositol hexakisphosphate and diphosphoinositol-pentakisphosphate kinase 2 isoform X7 — translation MDDSNTPTDDFDSDIDNFNDLQFHQQKQIIVGICAMAKKTKSKPMQEILNRLQLFEYIHINIFDEDDVMNKPVSEWPHCDCLISFQSSETISGFPLKKAVEYTELRQPFLINDLETQFAIQDRREVYNILRKNGIETPRYALCDRSTGKGGNFEEYEDHIVVGNEVFHKPFVEKPIDAEDHNIHIYYPSSAGGGCQKLFRKIGNRSSQYSTQSCVRRTGSYIYEDFMPTDGTDVKVYTVGADYAHAEARKSPALDGKVERDSEGKEVRFPVILSAKEKLIARQVCLAFKQTVCGFDFLRAHGKSFVCDVNGFSFVKNSMKYYDDCAKVLGNIIMRDLAPQFHIPWSITTDAEDIPIVPTTSGSMMELRCVIAIIRHGDRTPKQKMKMEVRHQKFFDLFTKYNGHKTGKLKLKRPKQLQEVLDVARWLLVEPNAILKEKQHKVEQLKSVLEMYGHFSGINRKVQFKYMSSSRNVTSSSEDDQQSYSGPSLLLILKWGGELTPAGRMQAEELGRAFRCMYPGGQGDYAGFPGCGLLRLHSTYRHDLKIYASDEGRVQMTAAAFAKGLLALEGELTPILVQMVKSANMNGLLDNEGDNLSDCQQNLLHRDEDCNDLVGRKQSVVKTKLQELLNKKGAITEEDIKQIAPLPSQSINKAISYLSNPLEKCAQMYKLMKSFTSQLRAKVASVSDKVQLYHNESLEVMLQRWTKLERDFKLKDDTYDISKIPDIYDCIKYDLQHNGALMVEYAELYKISKALADVVIPQEYGMTKSEKLEIALGFCVPLLKKIKVDLQRNLEEDTYRLNPRYSRGVLSPGRHVRTRLYFTSESHIHSLLTALQYGALCDIEIDEQWKRAMEYVDAVSELNYMTQIVIMLYEDPSEPPQSEKRFHIELHFSPGAKGTQPDDSFPQGGGFRPSSRPPSRAHSPHNISPERRVLDEKHNSRLKTQTPDESAATPFTIGDDSDVEDIKEDNDGDDEDDNDVGETSDAVRAFLRKSKPHRSAPPPAVHIKQQEVARKYSGRLHRPSQLYEDVYATNLLRQYGVQGGLGSQSSLFSNRVLAGTSSSVPSLQKGNETTFERKLSATDLTECIDGHSMAPSIRPLETLHNSLSLKQMNDFLDKVVQMENIKHSK, via the exons ATGGATGACAGTAACACCCCAACCGATGACTTTGACTCTGACATTGATAATTTTAATGAT ttaCAGTTTCACCAGCAGAAACAAATCATTGTTGGAATTTGTGCAATGGCcaagaaaacaaaatcaaaaccaATGCAAGAAATATTGAATCGGTTGCAGCTTTTCGAATATATTCATATCAATATATTTGATGAAGATGATGTTATGAATAAACCTGTATCTGAATGGCCACACTGCGACTGCCTTATTTCATTTCAGTCAAGTG AAACCATTTCAGGGTTTCCACTCAAAAAAGCAGTGGAATATACTGAACTGCGTCAGCCATTTTTGATCAATGACTTGGAAACACAGTTTGCGATTCAGGACAGACGagaagtttataatattttgagaAAAAATGGAATTGAAACTCCACGCTATGCACTTTGTGATAGAAGCACTGGAAAAG GCGGCAATTTTGAGGAATATGAAGATCACATTGTAGTTGGGAATGAGGTTTTTCATAAACCATTTGTTGAGAAGCCTATAGATGCTGAAGATCACAACATACATATTTACTATCCTTCCTCTGCTGGTGGTGGATGCCAGAAGCTGTTTCGAAAA ATTGGGAACCGTAGCAGTCAATATTCAACACAAAGTTGCGTAAGACGTACTggttcatatatatatgaagatTTCATGCCAACTGATGGAACAGATGTGAAG GTGTACACAGTAGGGGCTGACTATGCTCACGCTGAAGCTCGTAAATCACCTGCACTTGATGGTAAAGTAGAAAGAGACAGTGAGGGTAAAGAAGTGAGATTCCCTGTCATTTTATCAGCCAAGGAGAAACTTATTGCAAGACAAGTTTGCCTTGCTTTCAAG CAAACAGTTTGTGGGTTTGATTTCCTTCGAGCTCATGGCAAGTCATTTGTATGTGATGTCAATGGCTTCAGTTTTGTAAAGAATTCAATGAAATATTACGACGACTGTGCAAAAGTTTTGGg GAACATTATAATGAGAGACTTGGCACCTCAGTTCCATATACCATGGTCCATTACAACAGATGCTGAAGATATACCAATAGTACCAACCACTTCTGGATCTAT gATGGAATTACGTTGTGTGATAGCAATTATAAGGCACGGAGATCGGACACCAAAACAAAAGATGAAAATGGAAGTTAGACATCAAAA GTTCTTCGACCTTTTCACGAAATACAACGGTCACAAGACAGGAAAATTGAAGTTAAAACGACCAAAGCAACTTCAAGAAGTGTTAGATGTTGCTCGTTGGTTGCTTGTGGAACCAAAtgctattttaaaagaaaaacaacataaagTAGAACAACTTAAAAGTGTTTTGGAAAT GTATGGACACTTCTCTGGCATAAACAGGAAAGTTCAATTCAAGTACATGTCATCAAGTAGAAATGTGACGTCAAGTTCAGAAGATG ACCAGCAGTCATATAGTGGGCCATCTTTACTTCTAATATTAAAATGGGGAGGAGAACTAACACCAGCAGGTCGTATGCAAGCAGAAGAATTAGGTCGAGCATTCCGTTGCATGTATCCTGGTGGACAAG GTGATTATGCTGGTTTCCCTGGCTGTGGATTGCTACGTTTACACAGCACATACCGACATGACCTTAAAATATATGCTTCTGATGAAGGCAGGGTGCAAATGACAGCTGCTGCTTTTGCAAAG GGTTTGCTTGCTCTTGAAGGCGAACTTACACCTATCCTTGTGCAGATGGTTAAGAGTGCTAACATGAATGGGTTGTTGGACAATGAAGGCGACAACTTAAGTGACTGCCAACAAAA CCTTCTTCACAGAGATGAGGATTGCAATGATCTGGTTGGACGAAAGCAATCTGT GGTGAAAACCAAACTGCAAGAACTACTGAACAAGAAGGGAGCTATAACGGAAGAAGACATCAAACAG aTTGCCCCCCTACCCTCACAATCTATAAACAAAGCAATCAGCTATCTCTCCAATCCACTGGAGAAATGTGCACAGATGTATAAACTAATGAAGTCATTTACATCACAACTAAGAGCAAAAGTTGCTTCAGTATCtgataaag TTCAACTGTACCACAATGAGTCACTTGAAGTAATGTTGCAACGATGGACAAAACTTGAACGAGATTTCAAACTGAAGGATGATACCTATGACATCAGTAAGATACCTGATATCTATGATTGTATCAA ATATGATCTTCAACATAATGGAGCTCTCATGGTTGAATATGCAGAATTATACAAAATATCCAAAGCATTGGCAGATGTAGTTATACCTCAG GAATACGGGATGACTAAAAGTGAGAAGCTGGAAATTGCTCTTGGATTTTGCGTTCCTCTTCTGAAGAAGATTAAAGTTGATCTTCAGCGAAACCTGGAGGAAGATACTTACAGACTCAACCCTAg ATATTCTCGTGGTGTTTTATCTCCTGGTCGTCATGTGCGTACCAGACTTTACTTTACAAGTGAGAGTCACATCCATTCACTGCTAACTGCATTACAATATGGTGCTCTATGTGAT ATTGAAATAGATGAGCAATGGAAGCGAGCCATGGAATATGTGGACGCTGTGTCCGAACTCAACTATATGACACAG ATCGTGATCATGTTATACGAAGACCCAAGCGAGCCTCCACAATCCGAGAAGAGGTTCCACATCGAGCTTCACTTCAGTCCGGGAGCAAAAGGGACTCAACCGGATGATAGTTTTCCTCAGGGAGGAGGATTTAGACCGAGTTCAAGACCTCCCAGCAGAGCA CACTCCCCACATAACATATCACCAGAACGCAGAGTGTTGGATGAAAAACACAATTCTCGTTTGAAAACTCAGACACCTGACGAA TCTGCTGCTACTCCTTTCACAATTGGAGACGACTCTGATGTTGAAGACATTAAAGAAGACAATGATGGAGATGATGAGGATGATAATGATGTGGGAGAAACATCGGATGCAGTGAGAGCATTCCTAAGGAAGAGCAAACCTCATAGATCAGCTCCTCCACCTGCTGTACATATAAAGCAACAA GAAGTTGCGAGAAAATACAGTGGTCGCCTTCACAGGCCCTCACAATTATATGAAGATGTTTACGCCACTAACTTGCTTAGACAATATGGTGTACAAGGTGGATTAG GTTCTCAAAGCAGTTTGTTCAGTAACAGGGTATTAGCTGGTACCTCATCATCTGTGCCAAGCTTACAGAAAGGAAATGAAACAACCTTTGAACGTAAATTATCAGCTACAGACCTTACTGAAT gCATCGATGGTCACTCGATGGCACCATCTATCCGTCCATTAGAAACGTTACACAATTCTCTTTCCTTGAAACAAATGAACGACTTTTTGGACAAAGTGGTTCAG ATGGAAAATATCAAGCACTCCAAGTGA
- the LOC100182708 gene encoding inositol hexakisphosphate and diphosphoinositol-pentakisphosphate kinase 2 isoform X10: protein MDDSNTPTDDFDSDIDNFNDLQFHQQKQIIVGICAMAKKTKSKPMQEILNRLQLFEYIHINIFDEDDVMNKPVSEWPHCDCLISFQSSETISGFPLKKAVEYTELRQPFLINDLETQFAIQDRREVYNILRKNGIETPRYALCDRSTGKGGNFEEYEDHIVVGNEVFHKPFVEKPIDAEDHNIHIYYPSSAGGGCQKLFRKIGNRSSQYSTQSCVRRTGSYIYEDFMPTDGTDVKVYTVGADYAHAEARKSPALDGKVERDSEGKEVRFPVILSAKEKLIARQVCLAFKQTVCGFDFLRAHGKSFVCDVNGFSFVKNSMKYYDDCAKVLGNIIMRDLAPQFHIPWSITTDAEDIPIVPTTSGSMMELRCVIAIIRHGDRTPKQKMKMEVRHQKFFDLFTKYNGHKTGKLKLKRPKQLQEVLDVARWLLVEPNAILKEKQHKVEQLKSVLEMYGHFSGINRKVQFKYMSSSRNVTSSSEDDQQSYSGPSLLLILKWGGELTPAGRMQAEELGRAFRCMYPGGQGDYAGFPGCGLLRLHSTYRHDLKIYASDEGRVQMTAAAFAKGLLALEGELTPILVQMVKSANMNGLLDNEGDNLSDCQQKVKTKLQELLNKKGAITEEDIKQIAPLPSQSINKAISYLSNPLEKCAQMYKLMKSFTSQLRAKVASVSDKVQLYHNESLEVMLQRWTKLERDFKLKDDTYDISKIPDIYDCIKYDLQHNGALMVEYAELYKISKALADVVIPQEYGMTKSEKLEIALGFCVPLLKKIKVDLQRNLEEDTYRLNPRYSRGVLSPGRHVRTRLYFTSESHIHSLLTALQYGALCDIEIDEQWKRAMEYVDAVSELNYMTQIVIMLYEDPSEPPQSEKRFHIELHFSPGAKGTQPDDSFPQGGGFRPSSRPPSRAHSPHNISPERRVLDEKHNSRLKTQTPDESAATPFTIGDDSDVEDIKEDNDGDDEDDNDVGETSDAVRAFLRKSKPHRSAPPPAVHIKQQEVARKYSGRLHRPSQLYEDVYATNLLRQYGVQGGLGSQSSLFSNRVLAGTSSSVPSLQKGNETTFERKLSATDLTECIDGHSMAPSIRPLETLHNSLSLKQMNDFLDKVVQMENIKHSK from the exons ATGGATGACAGTAACACCCCAACCGATGACTTTGACTCTGACATTGATAATTTTAATGAT ttaCAGTTTCACCAGCAGAAACAAATCATTGTTGGAATTTGTGCAATGGCcaagaaaacaaaatcaaaaccaATGCAAGAAATATTGAATCGGTTGCAGCTTTTCGAATATATTCATATCAATATATTTGATGAAGATGATGTTATGAATAAACCTGTATCTGAATGGCCACACTGCGACTGCCTTATTTCATTTCAGTCAAGTG AAACCATTTCAGGGTTTCCACTCAAAAAAGCAGTGGAATATACTGAACTGCGTCAGCCATTTTTGATCAATGACTTGGAAACACAGTTTGCGATTCAGGACAGACGagaagtttataatattttgagaAAAAATGGAATTGAAACTCCACGCTATGCACTTTGTGATAGAAGCACTGGAAAAG GCGGCAATTTTGAGGAATATGAAGATCACATTGTAGTTGGGAATGAGGTTTTTCATAAACCATTTGTTGAGAAGCCTATAGATGCTGAAGATCACAACATACATATTTACTATCCTTCCTCTGCTGGTGGTGGATGCCAGAAGCTGTTTCGAAAA ATTGGGAACCGTAGCAGTCAATATTCAACACAAAGTTGCGTAAGACGTACTggttcatatatatatgaagatTTCATGCCAACTGATGGAACAGATGTGAAG GTGTACACAGTAGGGGCTGACTATGCTCACGCTGAAGCTCGTAAATCACCTGCACTTGATGGTAAAGTAGAAAGAGACAGTGAGGGTAAAGAAGTGAGATTCCCTGTCATTTTATCAGCCAAGGAGAAACTTATTGCAAGACAAGTTTGCCTTGCTTTCAAG CAAACAGTTTGTGGGTTTGATTTCCTTCGAGCTCATGGCAAGTCATTTGTATGTGATGTCAATGGCTTCAGTTTTGTAAAGAATTCAATGAAATATTACGACGACTGTGCAAAAGTTTTGGg GAACATTATAATGAGAGACTTGGCACCTCAGTTCCATATACCATGGTCCATTACAACAGATGCTGAAGATATACCAATAGTACCAACCACTTCTGGATCTAT gATGGAATTACGTTGTGTGATAGCAATTATAAGGCACGGAGATCGGACACCAAAACAAAAGATGAAAATGGAAGTTAGACATCAAAA GTTCTTCGACCTTTTCACGAAATACAACGGTCACAAGACAGGAAAATTGAAGTTAAAACGACCAAAGCAACTTCAAGAAGTGTTAGATGTTGCTCGTTGGTTGCTTGTGGAACCAAAtgctattttaaaagaaaaacaacataaagTAGAACAACTTAAAAGTGTTTTGGAAAT GTATGGACACTTCTCTGGCATAAACAGGAAAGTTCAATTCAAGTACATGTCATCAAGTAGAAATGTGACGTCAAGTTCAGAAGATG ACCAGCAGTCATATAGTGGGCCATCTTTACTTCTAATATTAAAATGGGGAGGAGAACTAACACCAGCAGGTCGTATGCAAGCAGAAGAATTAGGTCGAGCATTCCGTTGCATGTATCCTGGTGGACAAG GTGATTATGCTGGTTTCCCTGGCTGTGGATTGCTACGTTTACACAGCACATACCGACATGACCTTAAAATATATGCTTCTGATGAAGGCAGGGTGCAAATGACAGCTGCTGCTTTTGCAAAG GGTTTGCTTGCTCTTGAAGGCGAACTTACACCTATCCTTGTGCAGATGGTTAAGAGTGCTAACATGAATGGGTTGTTGGACAATGAAGGCGACAACTTAAGTGACTGCCAACAAAA GGTGAAAACCAAACTGCAAGAACTACTGAACAAGAAGGGAGCTATAACGGAAGAAGACATCAAACAG aTTGCCCCCCTACCCTCACAATCTATAAACAAAGCAATCAGCTATCTCTCCAATCCACTGGAGAAATGTGCACAGATGTATAAACTAATGAAGTCATTTACATCACAACTAAGAGCAAAAGTTGCTTCAGTATCtgataaag TTCAACTGTACCACAATGAGTCACTTGAAGTAATGTTGCAACGATGGACAAAACTTGAACGAGATTTCAAACTGAAGGATGATACCTATGACATCAGTAAGATACCTGATATCTATGATTGTATCAA ATATGATCTTCAACATAATGGAGCTCTCATGGTTGAATATGCAGAATTATACAAAATATCCAAAGCATTGGCAGATGTAGTTATACCTCAG GAATACGGGATGACTAAAAGTGAGAAGCTGGAAATTGCTCTTGGATTTTGCGTTCCTCTTCTGAAGAAGATTAAAGTTGATCTTCAGCGAAACCTGGAGGAAGATACTTACAGACTCAACCCTAg ATATTCTCGTGGTGTTTTATCTCCTGGTCGTCATGTGCGTACCAGACTTTACTTTACAAGTGAGAGTCACATCCATTCACTGCTAACTGCATTACAATATGGTGCTCTATGTGAT ATTGAAATAGATGAGCAATGGAAGCGAGCCATGGAATATGTGGACGCTGTGTCCGAACTCAACTATATGACACAG ATCGTGATCATGTTATACGAAGACCCAAGCGAGCCTCCACAATCCGAGAAGAGGTTCCACATCGAGCTTCACTTCAGTCCGGGAGCAAAAGGGACTCAACCGGATGATAGTTTTCCTCAGGGAGGAGGATTTAGACCGAGTTCAAGACCTCCCAGCAGAGCA CACTCCCCACATAACATATCACCAGAACGCAGAGTGTTGGATGAAAAACACAATTCTCGTTTGAAAACTCAGACACCTGACGAA TCTGCTGCTACTCCTTTCACAATTGGAGACGACTCTGATGTTGAAGACATTAAAGAAGACAATGATGGAGATGATGAGGATGATAATGATGTGGGAGAAACATCGGATGCAGTGAGAGCATTCCTAAGGAAGAGCAAACCTCATAGATCAGCTCCTCCACCTGCTGTACATATAAAGCAACAA GAAGTTGCGAGAAAATACAGTGGTCGCCTTCACAGGCCCTCACAATTATATGAAGATGTTTACGCCACTAACTTGCTTAGACAATATGGTGTACAAGGTGGATTAG GTTCTCAAAGCAGTTTGTTCAGTAACAGGGTATTAGCTGGTACCTCATCATCTGTGCCAAGCTTACAGAAAGGAAATGAAACAACCTTTGAACGTAAATTATCAGCTACAGACCTTACTGAAT gCATCGATGGTCACTCGATGGCACCATCTATCCGTCCATTAGAAACGTTACACAATTCTCTTTCCTTGAAACAAATGAACGACTTTTTGGACAAAGTGGTTCAG ATGGAAAATATCAAGCACTCCAAGTGA
- the LOC100182708 gene encoding inositol hexakisphosphate and diphosphoinositol-pentakisphosphate kinase 2 isoform X6 — protein MDDSNTPTDDFDSDIDNFNDLQFHQQKQIIVGICAMAKKTKSKPMQEILNRLQLFEYIHINIFDEDDVMNKPVSEWPHCDCLISFQSSETISGFPLKKAVEYTELRQPFLINDLETQFAIQDRREVYNILRKNGIETPRYALCDRSTGKGGNFEEYEDHIVVGNEVFHKPFVEKPIDAEDHNIHIYYPSSAGGGCQKLFRKIGNRSSQYSTQSCVRRTGSYIYEDFMPTDGTDVKVYTVGADYAHAEARKSPALDGKVERDSEGKEVRFPVILSAKEKLIARQVCLAFKQTVCGFDFLRAHGKSFVCDVNGFSFVKNSMKYYDDCAKVLGNIIMRDLAPQFHIPWSITTDAEDIPIVPTTSGSMMELRCVIAIIRHGDRTPKQKMKMEVRHQKFFDLFTKYNGHKTGKLKLKRPKQLQEVLDVARWLLVEPNAILKEKQHKVEQLKSVLEMYGHFSGINRKVQFKYMSSSRNVTSSSEDVSTDQQSYSGPSLLLILKWGGELTPAGRMQAEELGRAFRCMYPGGQGDYAGFPGCGLLRLHSTYRHDLKIYASDEGRVQMTAAAFAKGLLALEGELTPILVQMVKSANMNGLLDNEGDNLSDCQQNLLHRDEDCNDLVGRKQSVVKTKLQELLNKKGAITEEDIKQIAPLPSQSINKAISYLSNPLEKCAQMYKLMKSFTSQLRAKVASVSDKVQLYHNESLEVMLQRWTKLERDFKLKDDTYDISKIPDIYDCIKYDLQHNGALMVEYAELYKISKALADVVIPQEYGMTKSEKLEIALGFCVPLLKKIKVDLQRNLEEDTYRLNPRYSRGVLSPGRHVRTRLYFTSESHIHSLLTALQYGALCDIEIDEQWKRAMEYVDAVSELNYMTQIVIMLYEDPSEPPQSEKRFHIELHFSPGAKGTQPDDSFPQGGGFRPSSRPPSRAHSPHNISPERRVLDEKHNSRLKTQTPDESAATPFTIGDDSDVEDIKEDNDGDDEDDNDVGETSDAVRAFLRKSKPHRSAPPPAVHIKQQEVARKYSGRLHRPSQLYEDVYATNLLRQYGVQGGLGSQSSLFSNRVLAGTSSSVPSLQKGNETTFERKLSATDLTECIDGHSMAPSIRPLETLHNSLSLKQMNDFLDKVVQMENIKHSK, from the exons ATGGATGACAGTAACACCCCAACCGATGACTTTGACTCTGACATTGATAATTTTAATGAT ttaCAGTTTCACCAGCAGAAACAAATCATTGTTGGAATTTGTGCAATGGCcaagaaaacaaaatcaaaaccaATGCAAGAAATATTGAATCGGTTGCAGCTTTTCGAATATATTCATATCAATATATTTGATGAAGATGATGTTATGAATAAACCTGTATCTGAATGGCCACACTGCGACTGCCTTATTTCATTTCAGTCAAGTG AAACCATTTCAGGGTTTCCACTCAAAAAAGCAGTGGAATATACTGAACTGCGTCAGCCATTTTTGATCAATGACTTGGAAACACAGTTTGCGATTCAGGACAGACGagaagtttataatattttgagaAAAAATGGAATTGAAACTCCACGCTATGCACTTTGTGATAGAAGCACTGGAAAAG GCGGCAATTTTGAGGAATATGAAGATCACATTGTAGTTGGGAATGAGGTTTTTCATAAACCATTTGTTGAGAAGCCTATAGATGCTGAAGATCACAACATACATATTTACTATCCTTCCTCTGCTGGTGGTGGATGCCAGAAGCTGTTTCGAAAA ATTGGGAACCGTAGCAGTCAATATTCAACACAAAGTTGCGTAAGACGTACTggttcatatatatatgaagatTTCATGCCAACTGATGGAACAGATGTGAAG GTGTACACAGTAGGGGCTGACTATGCTCACGCTGAAGCTCGTAAATCACCTGCACTTGATGGTAAAGTAGAAAGAGACAGTGAGGGTAAAGAAGTGAGATTCCCTGTCATTTTATCAGCCAAGGAGAAACTTATTGCAAGACAAGTTTGCCTTGCTTTCAAG CAAACAGTTTGTGGGTTTGATTTCCTTCGAGCTCATGGCAAGTCATTTGTATGTGATGTCAATGGCTTCAGTTTTGTAAAGAATTCAATGAAATATTACGACGACTGTGCAAAAGTTTTGGg GAACATTATAATGAGAGACTTGGCACCTCAGTTCCATATACCATGGTCCATTACAACAGATGCTGAAGATATACCAATAGTACCAACCACTTCTGGATCTAT gATGGAATTACGTTGTGTGATAGCAATTATAAGGCACGGAGATCGGACACCAAAACAAAAGATGAAAATGGAAGTTAGACATCAAAA GTTCTTCGACCTTTTCACGAAATACAACGGTCACAAGACAGGAAAATTGAAGTTAAAACGACCAAAGCAACTTCAAGAAGTGTTAGATGTTGCTCGTTGGTTGCTTGTGGAACCAAAtgctattttaaaagaaaaacaacataaagTAGAACAACTTAAAAGTGTTTTGGAAAT GTATGGACACTTCTCTGGCATAAACAGGAAAGTTCAATTCAAGTACATGTCATCAAGTAGAAATGTGACGTCAAGTTCAGAAGATG TTTCCACAGACCAGCAGTCATATAGTGGGCCATCTTTACTTCTAATATTAAAATGGGGAGGAGAACTAACACCAGCAGGTCGTATGCAAGCAGAAGAATTAGGTCGAGCATTCCGTTGCATGTATCCTGGTGGACAAG GTGATTATGCTGGTTTCCCTGGCTGTGGATTGCTACGTTTACACAGCACATACCGACATGACCTTAAAATATATGCTTCTGATGAAGGCAGGGTGCAAATGACAGCTGCTGCTTTTGCAAAG GGTTTGCTTGCTCTTGAAGGCGAACTTACACCTATCCTTGTGCAGATGGTTAAGAGTGCTAACATGAATGGGTTGTTGGACAATGAAGGCGACAACTTAAGTGACTGCCAACAAAA CCTTCTTCACAGAGATGAGGATTGCAATGATCTGGTTGGACGAAAGCAATCTGT GGTGAAAACCAAACTGCAAGAACTACTGAACAAGAAGGGAGCTATAACGGAAGAAGACATCAAACAG aTTGCCCCCCTACCCTCACAATCTATAAACAAAGCAATCAGCTATCTCTCCAATCCACTGGAGAAATGTGCACAGATGTATAAACTAATGAAGTCATTTACATCACAACTAAGAGCAAAAGTTGCTTCAGTATCtgataaag TTCAACTGTACCACAATGAGTCACTTGAAGTAATGTTGCAACGATGGACAAAACTTGAACGAGATTTCAAACTGAAGGATGATACCTATGACATCAGTAAGATACCTGATATCTATGATTGTATCAA ATATGATCTTCAACATAATGGAGCTCTCATGGTTGAATATGCAGAATTATACAAAATATCCAAAGCATTGGCAGATGTAGTTATACCTCAG GAATACGGGATGACTAAAAGTGAGAAGCTGGAAATTGCTCTTGGATTTTGCGTTCCTCTTCTGAAGAAGATTAAAGTTGATCTTCAGCGAAACCTGGAGGAAGATACTTACAGACTCAACCCTAg ATATTCTCGTGGTGTTTTATCTCCTGGTCGTCATGTGCGTACCAGACTTTACTTTACAAGTGAGAGTCACATCCATTCACTGCTAACTGCATTACAATATGGTGCTCTATGTGAT ATTGAAATAGATGAGCAATGGAAGCGAGCCATGGAATATGTGGACGCTGTGTCCGAACTCAACTATATGACACAG ATCGTGATCATGTTATACGAAGACCCAAGCGAGCCTCCACAATCCGAGAAGAGGTTCCACATCGAGCTTCACTTCAGTCCGGGAGCAAAAGGGACTCAACCGGATGATAGTTTTCCTCAGGGAGGAGGATTTAGACCGAGTTCAAGACCTCCCAGCAGAGCA CACTCCCCACATAACATATCACCAGAACGCAGAGTGTTGGATGAAAAACACAATTCTCGTTTGAAAACTCAGACACCTGACGAA TCTGCTGCTACTCCTTTCACAATTGGAGACGACTCTGATGTTGAAGACATTAAAGAAGACAATGATGGAGATGATGAGGATGATAATGATGTGGGAGAAACATCGGATGCAGTGAGAGCATTCCTAAGGAAGAGCAAACCTCATAGATCAGCTCCTCCACCTGCTGTACATATAAAGCAACAA GAAGTTGCGAGAAAATACAGTGGTCGCCTTCACAGGCCCTCACAATTATATGAAGATGTTTACGCCACTAACTTGCTTAGACAATATGGTGTACAAGGTGGATTAG GTTCTCAAAGCAGTTTGTTCAGTAACAGGGTATTAGCTGGTACCTCATCATCTGTGCCAAGCTTACAGAAAGGAAATGAAACAACCTTTGAACGTAAATTATCAGCTACAGACCTTACTGAAT gCATCGATGGTCACTCGATGGCACCATCTATCCGTCCATTAGAAACGTTACACAATTCTCTTTCCTTGAAACAAATGAACGACTTTTTGGACAAAGTGGTTCAG ATGGAAAATATCAAGCACTCCAAGTGA